One part of the Muntiacus reevesi chromosome 20, mMunRee1.1, whole genome shotgun sequence genome encodes these proteins:
- the LOC136151897 gene encoding MHC class I polypeptide-related sequence B-like isoform X1: MIWAMGLSLVWPFLAGAAFFVLPGTAAGSHRLSYNTTVLSWDGFVQARYFAEGYLDGQAFLHFDDTKWRAEPQGQWAERLGAETWETESKDLNEAWKELRKLLAEILSLQEEKRGLHSLQETVGCEIREDSHPRGFRFLHFDGELLLSCYPEAHGCSLPQSLARTLAMEMEKSWDTDSFLSKHYRAHVQGELCGRLRGYLESWMGFMERTVPPAVNVTRSQDSEGMVHLTCRAFGFFPRNISVAWFRDEEPMSRDTQESGGVLPDGNGTYYTWETIIIPQGEEQRVKCLVGHSGNHSTHFAPLGNTLVHQRSLWIIVGTVAVFTLVAIIRSCVCINSMRASATARPEPISL, translated from the exons ATGATCTGGGCCATGGGACTCTCTCTTGTCTGGCCGTTTCTAGCCGGCGCTGCCTTTTTTGTGCTCCCGGGTACCGCCGCCG GATCCCACAGGCTTTCTTACAACACTACAGTACTGTCCTGGGATGGCTTTGTGCAGGCCAGATATTTTGCTGAGGGATACCTGGATGGTCAGGCCTTCCTGCACTTTGATGACACGAAGTGGAGGGCAGAGCCCCAGGGACAGTGGGCTGAAAGACTGGGAGCAGAGACATGGGAGACAGAGTCCAAGGACTTGAACGAGGCATGGAAGGAGCTCAGGAAACTTCTAGCAGAAATCCTGTCCctgcaggaggagaaaagag gCTTACATTCCCTCCAGGAGACCGTGGGCTGTGAGATCCGTGAAGACAGCCACCCCCGGGGCTTCCGGTTTCTCCACTTCGATGGGGAGCTCCTCCTCTCCTGTTACCCGGAGGCCCACGGATGTTCCCTGCCCCAGTCCTTGGCTCGGACCTTGGCCATGGAAATGGAGAAGTCCTGGGACACAGACAGCTTTCTAAGCAAGCATTACCGGGCCCACGTGCAGGGAGAACTTTGTGGAAGACTGCGGGGCTACCTGGAATCCTGGATGGGCTTCATGGAGAGGACAG TGCCGCCAGCCGTGAATGTGACCCGCAGCCAGGACTCAGAGGGCATGGTCCACCTCACATGCAGGGCTTTTGGCTTCTTTCCCCGGAATATCTCAGTGGCCTGGTTTCGGGATGAGGAACCCATGAGCCGGGACACCCAGGAGTCTGGGGGTGTCCTACCTGATGGGAATGGGACCTACTATACCTGGGAAACCATAATAATTCCCCAAGGAGAGGAGCAGCGGGTCAAGTGCCTTGTGGGACACAGCGGGAATCACAGTACACACTTCGCACCCTTGG GAAACACCCTGGTGCACCAGAGATCACTGTGGATCATTGTGGGCACTGTTGCTGTTTTTACTCTTGTTGCTATCATCAGATCTTGTGTCTGTATTAACAGTATGAGAGCATCAGCTACAGCGAGGCCAG agCCTATTAGCCTATAA
- the LOC136151897 gene encoding MHC class I polypeptide-related sequence B-like isoform X3, with the protein MIWAMGLSLVWPFLAGAAFFVLPGTAAGSHRLSYNTTVLSWDGFVQARYFAEGYLDGQAFLHFDDTKWRAEPQGQWAERLGAETWETESKDLNEAWKELRKLLAEILSLQEEKRGLHSLQETVGCEIREDSHPRGFRFLHFDGELLLSCYPEAHGCSLPQSLARTLAMEMEKSWDTDSFLSKHYRAHVQGELCGRLRGYLESWMGFMERTVPPAVNVTRSQDSEGMVHLTCRAFGFFPRNISVAWFRDEEPMSRDTQESGGVLPDGNGTYYTWETIIIPQGEEQRVKCLVGHSGNHSTHFAPLEPISL; encoded by the exons ATGATCTGGGCCATGGGACTCTCTCTTGTCTGGCCGTTTCTAGCCGGCGCTGCCTTTTTTGTGCTCCCGGGTACCGCCGCCG GATCCCACAGGCTTTCTTACAACACTACAGTACTGTCCTGGGATGGCTTTGTGCAGGCCAGATATTTTGCTGAGGGATACCTGGATGGTCAGGCCTTCCTGCACTTTGATGACACGAAGTGGAGGGCAGAGCCCCAGGGACAGTGGGCTGAAAGACTGGGAGCAGAGACATGGGAGACAGAGTCCAAGGACTTGAACGAGGCATGGAAGGAGCTCAGGAAACTTCTAGCAGAAATCCTGTCCctgcaggaggagaaaagag gCTTACATTCCCTCCAGGAGACCGTGGGCTGTGAGATCCGTGAAGACAGCCACCCCCGGGGCTTCCGGTTTCTCCACTTCGATGGGGAGCTCCTCCTCTCCTGTTACCCGGAGGCCCACGGATGTTCCCTGCCCCAGTCCTTGGCTCGGACCTTGGCCATGGAAATGGAGAAGTCCTGGGACACAGACAGCTTTCTAAGCAAGCATTACCGGGCCCACGTGCAGGGAGAACTTTGTGGAAGACTGCGGGGCTACCTGGAATCCTGGATGGGCTTCATGGAGAGGACAG TGCCGCCAGCCGTGAATGTGACCCGCAGCCAGGACTCAGAGGGCATGGTCCACCTCACATGCAGGGCTTTTGGCTTCTTTCCCCGGAATATCTCAGTGGCCTGGTTTCGGGATGAGGAACCCATGAGCCGGGACACCCAGGAGTCTGGGGGTGTCCTACCTGATGGGAATGGGACCTACTATACCTGGGAAACCATAATAATTCCCCAAGGAGAGGAGCAGCGGGTCAAGTGCCTTGTGGGACACAGCGGGAATCACAGTACACACTTCGCACCCTTGG agCCTATTAGCCTATAA
- the LOC136151897 gene encoding MHC class I polypeptide-related sequence B-like isoform X2, which translates to MIWAMGLSLVWPFLAGAAFFVLPGTAAGSHRLSYNTTVLSWDGFVQARYFAEGYLDGQAFLHFDDTKWRAEPQGQWAERLGAETWETESKDLNEAWKELRKLLAEILSLQEEKRGLHSLQETVGCEIREDSHPRGFRFLHFDGELLLSCYPEAHGCSLPQSLARTLAMEMEKSWDTDSFLSKHYRAHVQGELCGRLRGYLESWMGFMERTVPPAVNVTRSQDSEGMVHLTCRAFGFFPRNISVAWFRDEEPMSRDTQESGGVLPDGNGTYYTWETIIIPQGEEQRVKCLVGHSGNHSTHFAPLGETGETPWCTRDHCGSLWALLLFLLLLLSSDLVSVLTV; encoded by the exons ATGATCTGGGCCATGGGACTCTCTCTTGTCTGGCCGTTTCTAGCCGGCGCTGCCTTTTTTGTGCTCCCGGGTACCGCCGCCG GATCCCACAGGCTTTCTTACAACACTACAGTACTGTCCTGGGATGGCTTTGTGCAGGCCAGATATTTTGCTGAGGGATACCTGGATGGTCAGGCCTTCCTGCACTTTGATGACACGAAGTGGAGGGCAGAGCCCCAGGGACAGTGGGCTGAAAGACTGGGAGCAGAGACATGGGAGACAGAGTCCAAGGACTTGAACGAGGCATGGAAGGAGCTCAGGAAACTTCTAGCAGAAATCCTGTCCctgcaggaggagaaaagag gCTTACATTCCCTCCAGGAGACCGTGGGCTGTGAGATCCGTGAAGACAGCCACCCCCGGGGCTTCCGGTTTCTCCACTTCGATGGGGAGCTCCTCCTCTCCTGTTACCCGGAGGCCCACGGATGTTCCCTGCCCCAGTCCTTGGCTCGGACCTTGGCCATGGAAATGGAGAAGTCCTGGGACACAGACAGCTTTCTAAGCAAGCATTACCGGGCCCACGTGCAGGGAGAACTTTGTGGAAGACTGCGGGGCTACCTGGAATCCTGGATGGGCTTCATGGAGAGGACAG TGCCGCCAGCCGTGAATGTGACCCGCAGCCAGGACTCAGAGGGCATGGTCCACCTCACATGCAGGGCTTTTGGCTTCTTTCCCCGGAATATCTCAGTGGCCTGGTTTCGGGATGAGGAACCCATGAGCCGGGACACCCAGGAGTCTGGGGGTGTCCTACCTGATGGGAATGGGACCTACTATACCTGGGAAACCATAATAATTCCCCAAGGAGAGGAGCAGCGGGTCAAGTGCCTTGTGGGACACAGCGGGAATCACAGTACACACTTCGCACCCTTGGGTGAGACTGGG GAAACACCCTGGTGCACCAGAGATCACTGTGGATCATTGTGGGCACTGTTGCTGTTTTTACTCTTGTTGCTATCATCAGATCTTGTGTCTGTATTAACAGTATGA